The sequence below is a genomic window from Aminivibrio sp..
CGCATTTCCCTCTTCCGGACGATCTCCTTCCCGCCGTCCCGGACCACGACGCAGCGGTCTCTCCACGGGGCGGAAACCCGCAGGGACAAGGTCAGGTTCCTCTCTCCCGACACGGCCTGGGGAAGGGTGTAGCGGACGCCGCTTCCGGGTCTCACGCGGATGGGACTCGGCAGGGAGCAGCCTCCCTCCCGGACGAAACAGGCCGCGAACTTCCCGGCTTCCGCCGCTTCCACGGAGACCCAGTCCACCAGGTCGTGAACGTGGAGGACATTGCCGCAGGCGAATATTCCCGGCACCGACGTCATGAAGGAATCGTCCACCACCGCTCCGCCGGTCACGGGGTCCATCTCGACCCCGGCTTCCCGGGTCAGCTCGTTTTCGGGGATAAGACCCACGGACAACAGCAAGGTGTCGCAGGGCACGTACCGCCCCGTCTCGGGAATGGGGGACCGGTCCTCGCCCACCTGGGCGACCCTGATGCCTTCGAGGCGCCCCTTGCCGACGATGTCCGTCACCGTGGTGTTGAGATAGAGAGGGATGCCGTAGTCGTTGAGGCACTGCTGGATGTTCCGGGGAAGGCCGCTGGAGTAGGGCAGGATCTCGAAGACCGCTTCCACCTTCGCCCCCTCGAGGGTCATCCTCCGGGCCATGATGAGGCCGATGTCGCCGGAGCCCAGGATGCAGACAGTTTTCCCCACCATGATGTTCTCGAGGTTCATGAAATTCTGGGCCGCTCCCGCGGTATACACCCCCGACGGGCGGTGCCCGGGAATGGAGATGGCGCCCCGTGTGCGCTCCCTGCAGCCCATGGCAAGGATCACGGCCCCGGCTTCGATGCGCTGGTAGGTTCCCCTGGTGCTCACTTCAAGAACCCGGTCCGCCGACAGGGAAAGAACGATGGTCTCCTCCATGGCGGCAATGCCGAGCTCGCGGAACCGGTCGATGAACCGGGCGGCATATTCGGGGCCGGACAGGGCCTCCCTGAAGGTGTGCAGCCCGAACCCGTCGTGGATGCACTGGTTCAGGATGCCGCCGAGGATGCGGTCCCGC
It includes:
- a CDS encoding FAD-dependent oxidoreductase, whose amino-acid sequence is MSGAKKSIPAVRRDVVVIGGGPAGLAAAVAAKEAGCGDVLLIERDRILGGILNQCIHDGFGLHTFREALSGPEYAARFIDRFRELGIAAMEETIVLSLSADRVLEVSTRGTYQRIEAGAVILAMGCRERTRGAISIPGHRPSGVYTAGAAQNFMNLENIMVGKTVCILGSGDIGLIMARRMTLEGAKVEAVFEILPYSSGLPRNIQQCLNDYGIPLYLNTTVTDIVGKGRLEGIRVAQVGEDRSPIPETGRYVPCDTLLLSVGLIPENELTREAGVEMDPVTGGAVVDDSFMTSVPGIFACGNVLHVHDLVDWVSVEAAEAGKFAACFVREGGCSLPSPIRVRPGSGVRYTLPQAVSGERNLTLSLRVSAPWRDRCVVVRDGGKEIVRKREMRLHPAEMIRIDLKKEAVSGCSSLEVTVE